The following proteins are encoded in a genomic region of Cricetulus griseus strain 17A/GY chromosome 7, alternate assembly CriGri-PICRH-1.0, whole genome shotgun sequence:
- the LOC103162368 gene encoding uncharacterized protein LOC103162368 gives MYRWSEVNLQQLVLFFHHVFQHLAPARLRGRGSTAGHARCEHELWRAHCPAVRSARPEGEGAFALGALGPGPPTLVLLFAFALQLLYRETKGPRRLEMRPRSGEPSGLNPGPGPAGKMAACPGPPCDIKKLDS, from the exons ATGTACAGATGGTCAGAAGTCAACTTGCAACagctggttctcttcttccaccat GTGTTCCAGCACTTGGCACCAGCGCGCCTAAGAGGTCGCGGCTCCACCGCCGGCCACGCGCGCTGTGAACACGAGCTCTGGCGCGCGCACTGCCCGGCAGTCCGCAGCGCCCGCCCGGAGGGCGAGGGCGCGTTCGCTCTGGGCGCGCTCGGGCCAGGCCCGCCTACCCTGGTTTTGCTTTTCGCTTTCGCTTTGCAGCTTCTCTACAGAGAAACAAAGGGGCCGCGACGACTGGAGATGCGGCCGCGGTCAGGGGAGCCGAGCGGCCTGAACCCCGGGCCCGGGCCGGCAGGCAAG ATGGCAGCATGTCCTGGGCCTCCTTGTGATATCAAGAAGCTGGAcagctga